Proteins encoded by one window of Brevibacterium atlanticum:
- a CDS encoding fumarylacetoacetate hydrolase family protein, with translation MLDEATIAKIADDLAEAERNRTTIPRLTSQYPDMTVEDSYAVQNEWRRRGEAAGRRLFGHKIGLTSKPMQHATGITEPDYGAIFADQVYDTGSVIEHAQYSGVRIEVELAFVLREELAGPDVSLFDVLRATEYVVPALEILSSRIEMEGRTIVDTISDNAALGAMVLGGRPVAVDTVDLRRVNALLYRNETIEDSGVAAAVLDHPARGIVWLANRLAEHGDVLRAGETVLAGSFTRPMWVHPGDTVHADYGELGAITCRFA, from the coding sequence ATGCTTGATGAAGCGACGATCGCGAAGATCGCCGACGACCTCGCCGAGGCGGAGCGGAACCGTACGACAATCCCGCGGTTGACCTCGCAATACCCGGATATGACGGTCGAGGACTCCTATGCGGTGCAGAACGAATGGCGCCGCCGCGGCGAGGCAGCCGGTCGTCGGCTGTTCGGCCACAAGATCGGCCTGACCTCGAAGCCGATGCAGCATGCCACCGGCATCACCGAACCCGACTACGGGGCGATCTTCGCCGACCAGGTCTATGACACCGGGTCCGTGATCGAACATGCGCAGTATTCGGGCGTGCGCATCGAGGTCGAACTCGCCTTCGTGCTGCGCGAGGAGCTGGCCGGACCCGACGTCAGCCTCTTCGATGTCCTCCGCGCCACCGAATACGTCGTCCCGGCGCTCGAGATCCTCTCCTCGCGCATCGAGATGGAAGGCCGCACGATCGTCGACACGATCTCGGACAATGCGGCACTCGGCGCAATGGTCCTCGGCGGTCGTCCGGTCGCCGTCGACACCGTGGATCTGCGGCGGGTGAACGCGCTGCTCTACCGCAACGAGACGATCGAGGACTCCGGTGTCGCCGCCGCCGTCCTCGACCATCCGGCCCGCGGCATCGTGTGGCTGGCGAACAGACTCGCCGAACACGGCGATGTCCTCCGCGCCGGAGAGACTGTGCTCGCCGGATCGTTCACCCGCCCCATGTGGGTCCATCCGGGAGACACCGTCCACGCCGATTATGGAGAGTTGGGAGCCATCACATGCCGATTCGCGTAG
- a CDS encoding HpcH/HpaI aldolase family protein, which yields MPIRVDLPQTFTDRVAGLDGGEYLAGMWVCSGSPVAAEIAASSGMQWVLIDAEHSPIGLETTTSLLRAMNGYPATPVVRVPVNDRVLIKAYLDLGAQNLLVPMVDTKTDAEAAVASVRYPPKGVRGVGSALARASRWNAVDGYLGRAEDLVSLTVQIESATAVDNAADIAGVDGIDGVFVGPSDLAASMGLLGQQTHPDVTAAVIRTFEAVRAAGKPVGVNAFDPDQARQYLEAGASFVLVGADVGLMMNGARAWAKEWVQD from the coding sequence ATGCCGATTCGCGTAGACCTTCCACAGACCTTCACCGACCGGGTGGCCGGCCTCGACGGGGGAGAGTACCTGGCCGGGATGTGGGTGTGCTCGGGTTCGCCCGTGGCCGCCGAGATCGCCGCGAGCTCAGGCATGCAGTGGGTGCTCATCGACGCCGAGCATTCCCCGATCGGTCTCGAAACGACGACGAGCCTGCTGCGCGCCATGAACGGCTACCCGGCCACTCCCGTGGTGCGCGTGCCGGTGAATGACCGGGTGCTCATCAAGGCGTACCTCGACCTCGGCGCGCAGAATCTGCTCGTGCCGATGGTCGACACGAAGACCGACGCCGAGGCGGCCGTGGCGTCCGTCCGCTACCCGCCCAAAGGTGTGCGCGGGGTCGGATCGGCCCTGGCCAGGGCCTCACGGTGGAATGCCGTGGACGGATACCTCGGTCGAGCCGAGGACCTCGTGTCGCTGACCGTGCAGATCGAATCGGCGACCGCGGTCGACAATGCCGCCGACATCGCCGGAGTCGACGGCATCGACGGCGTCTTCGTCGGACCCTCGGACCTGGCAGCCTCGATGGGCCTGCTCGGTCAGCAGACGCACCCGGACGTCACCGCCGCGGTGATCCGGACGTTCGAGGCTGTGCGCGCGGCCGGCAAACCCGTCGGTGTCAACGCCTTCGACCCTGACCAGGCCCGTCAGTACCTGGAGGCCGGCGCCTCGTTCGTTCTCGTCGGCGCCGATGTCGGCCTGATGATGAACGGCGCCCGCGCCTGGGCGAAGGAATGGGTGCAGGACTGA
- a CDS encoding LPXTG cell wall anchor domain-containing protein, with protein sequence MTTFRLASLRTALLLSILTVASLIGLGPAMAAGPPVSLGEVPVQTAPNAYGPGIWHHAKQGKTWYGSYRTFPDTSAYCIDAGKKSPLPKYFKKAKADQVTSAQTAWALHTYAGSKSKDVQAALSAIARLDKALPHDHTVPPQKPADLGKKFAGATKQHAKILAKAKKYAGPYTLEVSLEPLLRMPVLEPHTAPESAASPDSWASKPKDTDKGKIHGTPTDEVTLKVALLSASGAHVPDVPVSLTASGTKDAPKTLTTEDEPVTTTLQASAPGTLSVAAKAKVAPQTVRVFEPTSGTRVQRVVTPDSPAAVAGKASVDLSSQPKVTTEISDQSPTPGESVTDEFTVSGLIGDHTVTVEHTLWQTATEPKQGTKNDDAREIGSVTSKDVGNGTHTSGEVTVPEDFRGWLYFTETIAGDKATKEWKGIHGQPRETGFVPWTPTADTEAVLEGTSTHDEVAVAGLRPDSEAVVTVTAYHVESEPELSQKVQGEELSVQDFTVVADADGRAEINTEAIDMPVGWVTYVTAIEGSDVNAEWTSDWGVPAETVHRPPEEKPSTPPAPPTPEEPSTPPAPPEQPTTPPEQPESPEAPEKPETPPVAPVAETPAAPAPPAELPRTGTTGNGMLIGMGIVLVGLGSTILLISGSRREKD encoded by the coding sequence ATGACTACTTTCAGACTCGCATCGCTGCGCACCGCTCTGCTTCTCTCCATCCTCACCGTGGCCTCCCTCATCGGGCTGGGGCCGGCCATGGCCGCGGGTCCGCCGGTCAGCCTCGGCGAAGTCCCTGTGCAGACCGCTCCGAACGCATATGGTCCCGGAATCTGGCACCACGCGAAACAGGGAAAGACCTGGTACGGGTCCTACCGCACGTTCCCAGACACGTCCGCGTACTGCATCGATGCGGGCAAGAAGTCGCCTCTGCCGAAGTATTTCAAGAAGGCGAAAGCCGACCAGGTCACTTCGGCCCAAACCGCCTGGGCTCTCCACACATATGCGGGCTCGAAATCGAAGGATGTGCAGGCTGCGCTCAGCGCCATCGCTCGACTCGACAAGGCTCTGCCCCATGATCACACGGTGCCGCCGCAGAAGCCCGCGGACCTGGGCAAGAAGTTCGCTGGTGCGACTAAACAGCATGCGAAGATCCTCGCGAAGGCGAAGAAGTACGCCGGACCCTACACTCTCGAGGTCAGTCTCGAACCGCTCCTGCGGATGCCTGTGCTCGAACCCCACACCGCCCCGGAGTCCGCCGCTTCTCCTGACTCCTGGGCATCGAAGCCGAAGGACACCGACAAGGGCAAGATCCACGGCACTCCCACGGACGAGGTGACGCTGAAGGTCGCGCTGCTCAGCGCTTCCGGGGCACACGTCCCCGACGTCCCCGTCTCGCTCACGGCGAGCGGCACGAAGGACGCCCCGAAGACCCTGACCACCGAAGATGAGCCCGTGACAACCACGCTGCAGGCGAGCGCGCCCGGCACGCTGTCCGTTGCCGCGAAGGCGAAGGTCGCTCCGCAGACCGTCCGTGTGTTCGAACCGACGTCGGGCACCCGTGTCCAACGGGTCGTCACGCCTGACTCCCCCGCCGCGGTCGCCGGAAAGGCTTCCGTGGACCTGAGCTCTCAGCCGAAGGTGACCACGGAGATCTCGGATCAGTCGCCGACTCCCGGTGAGAGCGTCACGGACGAGTTCACCGTCTCCGGTCTCATCGGCGACCACACCGTCACCGTCGAACACACCCTGTGGCAGACGGCGACCGAGCCGAAGCAGGGCACGAAGAACGACGACGCCCGCGAAATCGGGTCGGTGACCTCGAAGGACGTCGGCAACGGCACTCACACTTCGGGGGAGGTCACGGTGCCCGAGGACTTCCGCGGCTGGCTGTACTTCACCGAGACGATCGCCGGAGACAAGGCGACGAAGGAATGGAAGGGCATCCACGGCCAGCCTCGAGAGACGGGGTTCGTCCCCTGGACTCCGACTGCCGACACCGAGGCGGTGCTCGAGGGAACATCGACCCACGACGAGGTGGCCGTGGCCGGGCTGCGGCCCGATTCCGAGGCCGTGGTCACCGTCACCGCCTACCACGTGGAAAGCGAGCCCGAGCTGTCACAGAAGGTGCAAGGCGAGGAGCTCTCGGTTCAGGACTTCACCGTCGTCGCCGATGCTGACGGCAGAGCCGAGATCAACACCGAGGCGATCGACATGCCCGTCGGCTGGGTCACCTACGTCACCGCGATCGAAGGCAGCGATGTCAATGCGGAGTGGACGAGCGACTGGGGTGTTCCCGCCGAGACCGTGCACCGCCCACCCGAGGAGAAGCCGAGCACTCCCCCGGCGCCGCCGACACCGGAAGAACCGAGCACGCCGCCGGCGCCGCCCGAGCAGCCGACCACACCTCCCGAGCAGCCGGAATCTCCCGAAGCCCCGGAGAAGCCTGAGACCCCGCCGGTCGCGCCGGTCGCCGAGACTCCCGCGGCCCCGGCCCCACCGGCCGAGCTGCCTCGCACAGGCACCACCGGCAACGGCATGCTCATCGGCATGGGCATCGTCCTCGTCGGCCTCGGATCCACGATATTGCTGATCTCCGGCAGCCGCCGTGAGAAGGACTGA
- a CDS encoding PrsW family intramembrane metalloprotease, translating into MQPQSPMQVPPPQARVYAQPRFAPTVTQEMRIRAGMQAPQQVVTETPWTGAVRQTQPETEPDSTGNIIRLVAAILVLVALVGGLIILAIAGGFNFGVRLFALIGLAAIPLVGIVAYVLWLDRWKPQPKLLLGICLLWGAVAAVILTLAFSLVGEIALYMVGINGMPDIIGTVFQAPILEESTKTVLLVVIVLAARRYFEGPLDGLVYGSLIGAGFAFTENILYLGQSWNEGELGGLAVTFAMRCLGSPLLHVAFSTCAGVSIGFAARKWPWWATILMWLPGLIVGMLLHGFWNGSMTLLGVWGQLTRDVMGGMLPQIIGLIVLSVILSGAWVTLGLLLRRSERTHTQNMLGDYANSGWLTHAEVDMLGTWKGRKNGRDWAKSFPGGKEEMRTMIRTSGKLSTTRMRVLAGIGGDQERKIERAELKQFSDARERLLAASRGMVR; encoded by the coding sequence ATGCAACCCCAGTCGCCGATGCAGGTGCCGCCGCCACAGGCACGCGTCTACGCTCAGCCCAGATTCGCCCCGACCGTCACGCAGGAGATGCGGATCCGCGCCGGGATGCAGGCGCCTCAGCAGGTAGTCACCGAGACCCCCTGGACAGGAGCGGTCCGGCAGACACAGCCGGAGACCGAACCCGATTCGACCGGCAACATCATCCGGCTCGTCGCCGCCATCCTCGTGCTCGTGGCACTCGTCGGCGGGTTGATCATCCTCGCGATCGCCGGAGGATTCAACTTCGGTGTCAGGCTGTTCGCTCTCATCGGGCTCGCGGCGATCCCGCTCGTCGGCATCGTCGCCTATGTGCTCTGGCTCGATCGATGGAAACCGCAGCCGAAGCTCCTCCTCGGCATCTGCCTGCTCTGGGGTGCTGTCGCCGCGGTCATCCTCACCCTCGCCTTCTCCCTCGTCGGCGAGATCGCGCTGTACATGGTCGGCATCAACGGGATGCCCGACATCATCGGCACCGTCTTCCAGGCTCCGATCCTCGAGGAATCGACGAAGACCGTTCTCCTCGTCGTCATCGTCCTCGCTGCCCGACGCTACTTCGAAGGACCGCTCGACGGACTCGTCTACGGTTCACTCATCGGTGCAGGATTCGCCTTCACCGAGAACATCCTCTACCTCGGCCAGTCCTGGAACGAGGGCGAGCTCGGTGGGCTGGCCGTGACATTCGCTATGCGCTGCCTGGGGTCTCCGCTGCTGCACGTCGCCTTCTCAACCTGCGCCGGTGTGAGCATCGGCTTCGCAGCCCGGAAATGGCCCTGGTGGGCCACGATCCTCATGTGGCTGCCGGGCCTCATCGTCGGCATGCTTCTTCACGGTTTCTGGAACGGATCGATGACGCTCCTCGGCGTTTGGGGACAACTGACCCGTGATGTCATGGGAGGAATGCTCCCGCAGATCATCGGCCTCATCGTCCTCAGCGTCATCCTCTCCGGCGCCTGGGTGACGCTCGGGCTCCTGCTGCGACGAAGCGAACGGACGCACACGCAGAACATGCTCGGCGACTATGCGAACTCGGGATGGCTCACCCACGCCGAGGTCGACATGCTCGGCACCTGGAAGGGACGGAAGAACGGCCGCGACTGGGCGAAATCGTTCCCCGGCGGAAAAGAGGAGATGCGCACCATGATCCGCACCTCCGGAAAGCTCTCGACCACCAGGATGCGCGTCCTCGCCGGCATCGGCGGTGACCAGGAGCGCAAGATCGAACGTGCCGAACTCAAGCAGTTCTCCGATGCTCGCGAGCGACTGCTGGCCGCCTCCAGGGGAATGGTTCGGTAG
- a CDS encoding MarP family serine protease: MTVLDILLILFGIGALFAGFRQGFITGLGTAAGFVVGWILGRLLSPLVETLSEGTTAMENPGVLMLLASMPLVLSVLFAFAGSGVGVWIKRSMDSDLGQGIDAVGGTITAGIVYVLVVWLAAGFVRTTPLVEPNRWVADSTVIASIDRTIPYSSQMALGSLAEGLNATGFPQVFSGQPEQIRGVGEPDEAMVDVGRSVEDSVVKITTTATSCPTGSEGSGFVYRDGLVATNAHVVAGSSDLAVQVGGKGRPYRAEVVEFDAEADVAVLRVPDLEAPALDFGSGLGAGDDSVVVGFPANGPYTISPTRVREKINARGLDIYDENSVVREVYSVRGIVREGNSGGPLIDAQGRVVGMVFARSATDDETGYALTRAEIADELEAGANNSTPQPTGQCTS; the protein is encoded by the coding sequence GTGACTGTCCTCGACATCCTTCTCATCCTCTTCGGGATCGGTGCGCTCTTCGCCGGTTTCCGCCAGGGCTTCATCACCGGGCTCGGCACCGCCGCAGGCTTCGTCGTCGGCTGGATCCTCGGGCGTCTGCTCTCGCCGCTGGTCGAAACGCTGAGCGAGGGCACGACCGCCATGGAGAACCCGGGTGTCCTCATGCTGCTGGCCTCGATGCCGCTGGTCCTCAGCGTCCTCTTCGCCTTCGCCGGCAGCGGCGTCGGCGTCTGGATCAAGCGGTCGATGGACTCCGACCTCGGACAGGGCATCGACGCCGTCGGCGGTACCATCACCGCCGGCATCGTCTACGTCCTCGTCGTCTGGCTCGCCGCCGGCTTCGTCCGCACCACCCCGCTGGTCGAACCGAACCGGTGGGTCGCGGACTCCACCGTCATCGCCTCCATCGACCGCACGATCCCCTACTCCTCCCAGATGGCCCTCGGCAGTCTGGCGGAGGGGCTCAACGCCACAGGTTTCCCGCAGGTGTTCTCCGGCCAGCCCGAACAGATCCGCGGCGTCGGCGAACCCGACGAAGCCATGGTCGACGTCGGCCGCAGCGTCGAGGACTCCGTCGTCAAGATCACGACCACGGCCACCAGCTGCCCGACCGGCTCCGAAGGCTCGGGCTTCGTCTATCGCGACGGACTCGTCGCGACCAACGCCCACGTCGTGGCCGGCTCCTCGGATCTGGCCGTCCAGGTCGGAGGCAAGGGCCGTCCGTATCGCGCCGAGGTGGTCGAATTCGACGCCGAAGCCGACGTGGCCGTCCTCCGGGTGCCCGACCTCGAGGCTCCCGCGCTCGACTTCGGCAGCGGGCTCGGAGCAGGGGATGACTCCGTGGTCGTCGGCTTCCCCGCCAACGGTCCCTACACGATCTCACCGACGCGGGTGAGGGAGAAGATCAACGCTCGCGGCCTCGACATCTACGACGAGAACTCGGTCGTCCGTGAGGTGTATTCGGTGCGCGGTATCGTCCGTGAAGGCAATTCGGGCGGCCCCCTCATCGATGCTCAGGGCAGGGTCGTCGGCATGGTGTTCGCACGCTCGGCCACCGACGACGAGACCGGCTACGCCCTCACCCGAGCCGAGATCGCCGACGAACTCGAAGCCGGGGCGAACAACAGCACCCCGCAGCCGACGGGGCAGTGCACCAGCTGA
- a CDS encoding endonuclease/exonuclease/phosphatase family protein, whose amino-acid sequence MNQAYSPARRRHSPAKGITALIFGILYAAFLLLHELLPTRMGFALVVETILPWTGVFLALVLLMTLIRFSWLSAIGFLVPALVWAGMFGPALLPNEESGESDITVATHNVGARMPQPTAAAQNLVDRDPDIVTIQELESLSGKIIHKELDSSFAHSQVLDTVGVWSKWPMTEPEEVDLGLQWPRAFATTVSTDHGDIRFYAVHMPSVRPGHESMRNAALRRLATTVETDDADHVIVAGDFNTASTDNNMSTLVPPLTDSREQARGGFGFTWPAQFPVTRLDHILYRGFDATSDEVLDKGSSDHRAVLAGLDLK is encoded by the coding sequence ATGAACCAGGCATATTCTCCAGCGCGCAGACGGCACAGCCCCGCAAAGGGCATCACCGCATTGATCTTCGGGATCCTCTATGCGGCGTTCCTGCTTCTCCACGAACTCCTTCCGACGAGGATGGGCTTCGCGCTCGTCGTCGAGACGATCCTGCCGTGGACGGGGGTCTTCCTCGCTCTCGTGCTGCTGATGACCCTCATCCGCTTCTCGTGGCTCTCGGCCATCGGGTTCCTCGTACCCGCGCTCGTGTGGGCGGGCATGTTCGGACCGGCTCTGCTGCCGAACGAGGAGTCCGGAGAGTCCGACATCACGGTCGCCACTCACAATGTCGGTGCGCGGATGCCGCAGCCCACGGCCGCGGCGCAGAACCTCGTCGACCGCGATCCCGATATCGTCACGATCCAGGAGCTCGAGTCGCTGTCGGGCAAGATCATCCACAAGGAGCTCGACTCCTCGTTCGCCCATTCGCAGGTCCTCGACACTGTCGGGGTGTGGTCGAAGTGGCCGATGACCGAGCCCGAAGAGGTCGACCTCGGCCTGCAGTGGCCGCGCGCTTTCGCCACGACGGTCTCGACCGACCACGGCGACATCCGGTTCTACGCCGTCCACATGCCCTCGGTCCGTCCGGGACACGAGTCCATGCGCAATGCCGCTCTGCGCCGCCTGGCCACGACCGTGGAGACCGACGACGCCGACCATGTCATCGTCGCCGGTGACTTCAATACCGCGTCGACCGACAACAACATGTCCACGCTGGTTCCCCCGCTGACCGATTCGCGCGAACAGGCCCGAGGCGGCTTCGGCTTCACCTGGCCCGCGCAGTTCCCCGTCACCCGACTCGACCACATCCTCTATCGCGGCTTCGACGCCACCAGCGACGAGGTGCTCGACAAGGGATCGAGCGATCACCGTGCCGTGCTCGCGGGGTTGGACCTCAAGTAG
- a CDS encoding winged helix-turn-helix domain-containing protein, whose amino-acid sequence MSNPEPAYVHPRSAVATRRAGARLSAVDPQNAPHTFGPAGVVPSPKAARGIIVYIGLDESKAAADGTNLSAIAGELQAYAKELASQAETQAVIALAPEGRGSDIDAVRAVATGSPAATGAPAATHGPVRSRIPNRIHPPTLRDEDQAPAAPAPRGFGGRAGDAYANAATERLRIDIPRREVRIDGVLVDVTTKEFDLLATLVTHADETLPREDLISAVWSGGEVPDERTVDVHIRRLRRRLGEYASVVRTMRGSGYRYDTHPDVTVWSATARR is encoded by the coding sequence ATGTCGAATCCAGAACCCGCCTACGTCCACCCACGCAGTGCAGTGGCCACCCGACGCGCAGGAGCCAGGTTGAGCGCAGTGGACCCGCAGAACGCCCCGCACACCTTCGGCCCCGCCGGAGTCGTGCCCTCACCGAAGGCCGCCCGCGGCATCATCGTCTACATCGGACTCGATGAGTCCAAGGCCGCCGCCGACGGCACGAACCTCTCCGCCATCGCCGGTGAGCTTCAGGCCTATGCGAAGGAACTCGCCAGCCAGGCCGAGACCCAGGCCGTCATCGCCCTGGCTCCCGAGGGCCGTGGCAGCGACATCGACGCCGTCCGGGCCGTGGCCACCGGCTCCCCCGCCGCGACCGGAGCACCGGCGGCAACGCACGGTCCGGTGCGCTCGCGGATCCCCAACCGCATCCACCCGCCGACGCTGCGCGACGAGGACCAGGCACCTGCCGCACCCGCACCGCGCGGTTTCGGCGGACGCGCCGGCGACGCCTACGCCAACGCCGCCACCGAGCGGCTGCGCATCGACATCCCCCGCCGCGAGGTCCGCATCGACGGCGTACTCGTCGACGTCACCACGAAGGAGTTCGATCTCCTCGCCACACTCGTCACCCACGCTGATGAGACCCTGCCGCGGGAGGACCTCATCAGCGCCGTGTGGTCAGGGGGCGAGGTCCCCGATGAGCGCACCGTCGACGTGCACATCCGCCGGCTGCGCCGCCGCCTCGGCGAATACGCCTCAGTGGTGCGCACGATGAGGGGTTCGGGCTACCGCTACGACACGCATCCCGACGTCACCGTCTGGAGCGCGACCGCTCGTCGCTGA
- the upp gene encoding uracil phosphoribosyltransferase has protein sequence MDLHVADHPLIDHKLTALRDRTTDSARFRQLTEELVMLLAYEATRSVAVEDKEIDTPVSTFTGTRIAEPRPIVVPILRAGLGMLDGMLRILPTAEVGFLGMVRDETTFEPSAYADRLPDDLTGRQIFIVDPMLATGGTLAMAIDFLLARGARDVTAICLVSAPEGVKRIERDYSESAEVKICTAALDERLNEKGYIVPGLGDAGDRMYGIVD, from the coding sequence ATGGATCTTCACGTCGCCGATCACCCGCTCATCGACCACAAACTCACCGCTCTGCGCGATCGGACCACGGATTCCGCAAGGTTCCGGCAGCTCACCGAGGAGCTCGTCATGCTGCTGGCCTACGAGGCCACACGGTCGGTCGCCGTCGAGGACAAGGAGATCGACACCCCGGTCTCGACCTTCACCGGCACCCGCATCGCCGAACCCCGACCGATCGTCGTCCCGATCCTCCGTGCAGGGCTGGGCATGCTCGACGGGATGCTGCGTATCCTTCCCACCGCCGAGGTGGGCTTCCTCGGCATGGTCCGCGACGAGACGACGTTCGAACCCAGCGCGTACGCCGACCGCCTGCCCGATGACCTCACCGGTCGGCAGATCTTCATCGTCGATCCGATGCTCGCCACCGGCGGCACCCTGGCGATGGCGATCGACTTCCTGCTCGCCCGCGGCGCGCGCGACGTCACCGCGATCTGCCTCGTCTCCGCACCCGAGGGCGTCAAGCGCATCGAGCGCGACTACAGCGAGTCCGCCGAGGTGAAGATCTGCACTGCTGCGCTTGACGAGCGACTCAACGAGAAGGGCTACATCGTCCCAGGTCTCGGCGATGCCGGTGATCGGATGTACGGAATCGTCGACTGA
- a CDS encoding tRNA adenosine deaminase-associated protein produces the protein MSYFTEILTDSGDGFRALDVDVRDASDLDDLVDMMRSAAGEDGEAITVIEHEDEWFGLVRLCENNEIKVFLSDLAAVEASPFAEIFADFLDSRPDAYEAEPEEDFGAEEAEVDDVEDEDDDEVEMLEFDPDAEWGGDADIYSDRGVPAATLIEQVEAHRSDPARVVAHIGETVGFADQLEAAR, from the coding sequence ATGTCGTACTTCACTGAGATCCTGACCGATTCCGGCGATGGCTTCCGCGCCCTCGACGTCGACGTCCGTGACGCATCCGACCTCGACGATCTGGTCGACATGATGCGTTCGGCCGCAGGCGAGGACGGGGAGGCGATCACCGTCATCGAGCATGAGGACGAATGGTTCGGCCTTGTGCGCCTGTGCGAGAACAACGAGATCAAGGTCTTCCTCTCCGACCTCGCCGCGGTCGAGGCGAGCCCGTTCGCGGAGATCTTCGCCGACTTCCTCGATTCCCGGCCCGATGCCTACGAGGCCGAGCCCGAGGAGGACTTCGGCGCTGAGGAGGCCGAGGTCGACGATGTCGAGGATGAGGATGACGACGAGGTCGAGATGCTCGAATTCGATCCGGACGCCGAATGGGGCGGGGACGCCGACATCTATTCCGATCGGGGAGTGCCCGCGGCCACGCTCATCGAGCAGGTCGAGGCGCACCGCTCCGACCCGGCCCGCGTCGTCGCCCACATCGGCGAGACCGTCGGATTCGCCGACCAGCTCGAGGCCGCCCGCTGA
- a CDS encoding nucleoside deaminase has translation MELALAEAALASAHDDVPVGAVVIGPDGAVVGRGHNRREVDADPLGHAELMALSAAAAVLGRWRLDDCTLVVTLEPCVMCAGALVGSRLARVVFGAYDDKAGAVGSMWDLLRDRAALHHPEVVSGVRAEEGTALLRAFFAERR, from the coding sequence ATGGAGCTCGCCCTCGCCGAGGCTGCCCTGGCCTCTGCTCATGACGACGTTCCCGTCGGGGCAGTCGTCATCGGCCCTGACGGCGCTGTGGTCGGCCGCGGTCACAATCGTCGGGAGGTTGATGCCGATCCGCTCGGCCATGCCGAGCTGATGGCCCTGTCGGCCGCCGCTGCCGTCCTCGGTCGGTGGCGGTTGGACGACTGCACTCTTGTGGTCACCCTCGAACCGTGTGTGATGTGCGCCGGGGCGCTGGTGGGCTCACGCCTCGCCCGGGTCGTCTTCGGTGCCTACGATGACAAGGCCGGGGCGGTGGGGTCGATGTGGGATCTGCTGCGCGATCGTGCCGCGCTTCATCACCCCGAGGTGGTCTCGGGGGTGCGTGCCGAGGAGGGGACGGCCCTGTTGCGCGCGTTCTTCGCCGAGCGGCGGTGA